A stretch of Vigna angularis cultivar LongXiaoDou No.4 chromosome 4, ASM1680809v1, whole genome shotgun sequence DNA encodes these proteins:
- the LOC108331540 gene encoding uncharacterized protein LOC108331540 isoform X11, protein MPSLKMKSKVSVSCLTETKDLHVCSKSKVIAKSPCSKIMISTQKAEIDTTYLDVSSRTQPKDIACDQSVDSKEFLDKEKSESEHQFSVCSSVLGKMELTNPCTASLETIFSPAFEPIEDHSQHYTEKDAGSIGDANLEGLGADEGRTICGYETCDVSDFYISDMIITSLPFGGNSFDDDISETNCLSDYASAEPSMFTASEQYMILPALEDDIKVGCTSDLISFEETVMVRESASLYSAMCQIRSCNQELDVKSDLDKSECFDPQSFIKNLPDLSEIEGNGQPTLIPKQSPRRKSITLVLDLDETLVHSTLEHCDDADFTFSVFFNMKEYTVYVKQRPYLHAFLERVSEMFEVVIFTASQSIYAKQLLDILDPDGRFISRRMYRESCLFSDGNYTKDLTILGVDLAKVAIIDNSPQVFRLQVNNGIPIKSWFDDPLDCALMSLLPFLETLADADDVRPIIAKRYGLNWKPSSLIISIELSRFERISLMLWLTAGGC, encoded by the exons ATGCCATCCCTAAAAATGAAGAGCAAAGTAAGCGTGAGCTGTTTAACAGAAACAAAGGACCTTCATGTGTGTTCGAAATCAAAAGTTATCGCCAAAAGCCCATGTTCTAAAATCATGATCTCTACACAGAAGGCTGAAATAGACACTACTTACCTAGATG TTTCCTCAAGGACACAGCCGAAAGACATAGCATGCGATCAATCTGTTGACAGCAAAGAATTTCTGGATAAAGAGAAGTCTGAATCAGAGCACCAATTTTCTGTTTGTTCTTCTGTCCTGGGAAAAATG GAACTAACCAACCCCTGTACAGCAAGCttagaaacaatattttctCCTGCTTTTGAGCCCATTGAAGATCATTCACAACATTATACTGAAAAAGATGCAG GGAGCATTGGTGATGCAAACTTGGAAGGACTGGGAGCTGATGAGGGAAGAACCATATGTGGTTATGAGACATGTGATGTGTCTGACTTTTACATTTCTGACATGATCATTACAAGCTTACCCTTTGGTGGAAATTCCTTTGATGATGATATCAGTGAAACCAACTGTCTATCTGATTATGCATCTGCTGAGCCTTCCATGTTTACTGCATCTGAACAGTACATGATCCTGCCTGCTCTCGAAGATGATATTAAAGTTGGCTGTACTTCTGATCTCATATCATTTGAAGAAACTGTGATGGTTCGAGAAAGTGCCAGTTTGTATTCGGCAATGTGTCAGATAAGATCCTGCAACCAGGAGTTAGATGTTAAAAGTGACTTGGATAAATCAGAGTGCTTTGATCCACAATCATTTATCAAGAATCTACCAGATCTATCAGAAATAGAAGGGAATGGGCAGCCAACCCTAATTCCTAAGCAATCTccaagaagaaaatcaataacTCTAGTGCTTGATTTAGATg AAACGCTTGTTCATTCTACACTGGAACACTGTGATGATGCGGATTTCACTTTTAGTGTTTTCTTCAATATGAAAGAATACACGGTATATGTGAAACAAAGGCCTTATCTCCATGCATTCTTGGAGAGAGTATCAGAGATGTTTGAAGTAGTTATTTTTACTGCCAGCCAGAGCATATATGCGAAGCAACTACTTGATATATTGGATCCTGATGGAAGATTTATCTCTCGTCGCATGTATAGAGAATCATGCCTTTTCTCAGATGGAAATTACACAAAAGATCTTACTATATTAGGTGTTGATCTTGCAAAAGTTGCTATAATTGATAATTCACCTCAG GTTTTCCGGTTGCAAGTGAATAATGGTATTCCTATAAAGAGTTGGTTTGATGATCCATTAGATTGCGCACTGATGTCACTACTTCCTTTTCTTGAGACCTTGGCTGATGCTGATGATGTCCGCCCTATCATAGCAAAGAGATATG GTCTGAATTGGAAGCCATCATCCTTGATAATTTCAATTGAGTTGTCAAGATTTGAGAG GATATCCCTAATGCTATGGCTGACAGCCGGAGGATGTTGA
- the LOC108331540 gene encoding uncharacterized protein LOC108331540 isoform X10: MPSLKMKSKVSVSCLTETKDLHVCSKSKVIAKSPCSKIMISTQKAEIDTTYLDVSSRTQPKDIACDQSVDSKEFLDKEKSESEHQFSVCSSVLGKMELTNPCTASLETIFSPAFEPIEDHSQHYTEKDAGSIGDANLEGLGADEGRTICGYETCDVSDFYISDMIITSLPFGGNSFDDDISETNCLSDYASAEPSMFTASEQYMILPALEDDIKVGCTSDLISFEETVMVRESASLYSAMCQIRSCNQELDVKSDLDKSECFDPQSFIKNLPDLSEIEGNGQPTLIPKQSPRRKSITLVLDLDETLVHSTLEHCDDADFTFSVFFNMKEYTVYVKQRPYLHAFLERVSEMFEVVIFTASQSIYAKQLLDILDPDGRFISRRMYRESCLFSDGNYTKDLTILGVDLAKVAIIDNSPQVFRLQVNNGIPIKSWFDDPLDCALMSLLPFLETLADADDVRPIIAKRYELVPLSSQLTNVEFCVSLKRSELEAIILDNFN; encoded by the exons ATGCCATCCCTAAAAATGAAGAGCAAAGTAAGCGTGAGCTGTTTAACAGAAACAAAGGACCTTCATGTGTGTTCGAAATCAAAAGTTATCGCCAAAAGCCCATGTTCTAAAATCATGATCTCTACACAGAAGGCTGAAATAGACACTACTTACCTAGATG TTTCCTCAAGGACACAGCCGAAAGACATAGCATGCGATCAATCTGTTGACAGCAAAGAATTTCTGGATAAAGAGAAGTCTGAATCAGAGCACCAATTTTCTGTTTGTTCTTCTGTCCTGGGAAAAATG GAACTAACCAACCCCTGTACAGCAAGCttagaaacaatattttctCCTGCTTTTGAGCCCATTGAAGATCATTCACAACATTATACTGAAAAAGATGCAG GGAGCATTGGTGATGCAAACTTGGAAGGACTGGGAGCTGATGAGGGAAGAACCATATGTGGTTATGAGACATGTGATGTGTCTGACTTTTACATTTCTGACATGATCATTACAAGCTTACCCTTTGGTGGAAATTCCTTTGATGATGATATCAGTGAAACCAACTGTCTATCTGATTATGCATCTGCTGAGCCTTCCATGTTTACTGCATCTGAACAGTACATGATCCTGCCTGCTCTCGAAGATGATATTAAAGTTGGCTGTACTTCTGATCTCATATCATTTGAAGAAACTGTGATGGTTCGAGAAAGTGCCAGTTTGTATTCGGCAATGTGTCAGATAAGATCCTGCAACCAGGAGTTAGATGTTAAAAGTGACTTGGATAAATCAGAGTGCTTTGATCCACAATCATTTATCAAGAATCTACCAGATCTATCAGAAATAGAAGGGAATGGGCAGCCAACCCTAATTCCTAAGCAATCTccaagaagaaaatcaataacTCTAGTGCTTGATTTAGATg AAACGCTTGTTCATTCTACACTGGAACACTGTGATGATGCGGATTTCACTTTTAGTGTTTTCTTCAATATGAAAGAATACACGGTATATGTGAAACAAAGGCCTTATCTCCATGCATTCTTGGAGAGAGTATCAGAGATGTTTGAAGTAGTTATTTTTACTGCCAGCCAGAGCATATATGCGAAGCAACTACTTGATATATTGGATCCTGATGGAAGATTTATCTCTCGTCGCATGTATAGAGAATCATGCCTTTTCTCAGATGGAAATTACACAAAAGATCTTACTATATTAGGTGTTGATCTTGCAAAAGTTGCTATAATTGATAATTCACCTCAG GTTTTCCGGTTGCAAGTGAATAATGGTATTCCTATAAAGAGTTGGTTTGATGATCCATTAGATTGCGCACTGATGTCACTACTTCCTTTTCTTGAGACCTTGGCTGATGCTGATGATGTCCGCCCTATCATAGCAAAGAGATATG AATTGGTTCCCCTTTCTTCTCAGTTGACAAATGTGGAGTTCTGTGTTTCTCTCAAAAG GTCTGAATTGGAAGCCATCATCCTTGATAATTTCAATTGA
- the LOC108331540 gene encoding uncharacterized protein LOC108331540 isoform X15: protein MPSLKMKSKVSVSCLTETKDLHVCSKSKVIAKSPCSKIMISTQKAEIDTTYLDVSSRTQPKDIACDQSVDSKEFLDKEKSESEHQFSVCSSVLGKMELTNPCTASLETIFSPAFEPIEDHSQHYTEKDAGSIGDANLEGLGADEGRTICGYETCDVSDFYISDMIITSLPFGGNSFDDDISETNCLSDYASAEPSMFTASEQYMILPALEDDIKVGCTSDLISFEETVMVRESASLYSAMCQIRSCNQELDVKSDLDKSECFDPQSFIKNLPDLSEIEGNGQPTLIPKQSPRRKSITLVLDLDETLVHSTLEHCDDADFTFSVFFNMKEYTVYVKQRPYLHAFLERVSEMFEVVIFTASQSIYAKQLLDILDPDGRFISRRMYRESCLFSDGNYTKDLTILGVDLAKVAIIDNSPQVFRLQVNNGIPIKSWFDDPLDCALMSLLPFLETLADADDVRPIIAKRYGNKE from the exons ATGCCATCCCTAAAAATGAAGAGCAAAGTAAGCGTGAGCTGTTTAACAGAAACAAAGGACCTTCATGTGTGTTCGAAATCAAAAGTTATCGCCAAAAGCCCATGTTCTAAAATCATGATCTCTACACAGAAGGCTGAAATAGACACTACTTACCTAGATG TTTCCTCAAGGACACAGCCGAAAGACATAGCATGCGATCAATCTGTTGACAGCAAAGAATTTCTGGATAAAGAGAAGTCTGAATCAGAGCACCAATTTTCTGTTTGTTCTTCTGTCCTGGGAAAAATG GAACTAACCAACCCCTGTACAGCAAGCttagaaacaatattttctCCTGCTTTTGAGCCCATTGAAGATCATTCACAACATTATACTGAAAAAGATGCAG GGAGCATTGGTGATGCAAACTTGGAAGGACTGGGAGCTGATGAGGGAAGAACCATATGTGGTTATGAGACATGTGATGTGTCTGACTTTTACATTTCTGACATGATCATTACAAGCTTACCCTTTGGTGGAAATTCCTTTGATGATGATATCAGTGAAACCAACTGTCTATCTGATTATGCATCTGCTGAGCCTTCCATGTTTACTGCATCTGAACAGTACATGATCCTGCCTGCTCTCGAAGATGATATTAAAGTTGGCTGTACTTCTGATCTCATATCATTTGAAGAAACTGTGATGGTTCGAGAAAGTGCCAGTTTGTATTCGGCAATGTGTCAGATAAGATCCTGCAACCAGGAGTTAGATGTTAAAAGTGACTTGGATAAATCAGAGTGCTTTGATCCACAATCATTTATCAAGAATCTACCAGATCTATCAGAAATAGAAGGGAATGGGCAGCCAACCCTAATTCCTAAGCAATCTccaagaagaaaatcaataacTCTAGTGCTTGATTTAGATg AAACGCTTGTTCATTCTACACTGGAACACTGTGATGATGCGGATTTCACTTTTAGTGTTTTCTTCAATATGAAAGAATACACGGTATATGTGAAACAAAGGCCTTATCTCCATGCATTCTTGGAGAGAGTATCAGAGATGTTTGAAGTAGTTATTTTTACTGCCAGCCAGAGCATATATGCGAAGCAACTACTTGATATATTGGATCCTGATGGAAGATTTATCTCTCGTCGCATGTATAGAGAATCATGCCTTTTCTCAGATGGAAATTACACAAAAGATCTTACTATATTAGGTGTTGATCTTGCAAAAGTTGCTATAATTGATAATTCACCTCAG GTTTTCCGGTTGCAAGTGAATAATGGTATTCCTATAAAGAGTTGGTTTGATGATCCATTAGATTGCGCACTGATGTCACTACTTCCTTTTCTTGAGACCTTGGCTGATGCTGATGATGTCCGCCCTATCATAGCAAAGAGATATGGTAACAAAGAATAA